The sequence below is a genomic window from Pseudomonadota bacterium.
TGATCCGCTGCTCGGGCGCGGGCGCAATGCCCAGGACCCTTATCGCGGCCTCATCACCGATGAGGGCCAGATCGAGATCCCGCTCGACCTCCGCGGCACCGGCTTCTGGCTCACCGGGCTCTTCGGCGACCCGGTGACGACGACGGTCAAGGCCAGCGGCTCGATCGGCTTCGCCGCTAATCCATCCGCCGGTGACACGATCACCTTGAACGGCACCGTCTGGACCTTCGTCTCCGGCATCCCCTCGGGCAACGAGACCCAGATCCAGGCGACCGCGACCCAGACCGTCGACCAGCTGGTGGCCGACCTCAACGCCTCGGCCGATGCGGAGGTGTCGAAGTGCACCTATTCGCGGCCGACGGGCACCCAGACGCTGGCGATTGAGTTCGACATCGCGGGACCCACAGGCAACGGCTTCACCATCGCCGCCTCGGCGGCGAGCGTCTCGGGGCCCACTCTCACCGGTGGCGGCCATGCCCACGTCTGGGAGAGCGGCGCCGACGACATCCCGAGCTACACGGTCGAGATCGGCCACCCGAAGCTCACGACGCCGGTCTTCTTCCGCCACCTCGGCACGGTGATGGAGAGCCTCGCCTTCGAGATGGGCCAGGAGGGCCCTGCCAATGCGCGGCTCCAGCTTGTGGCCCAGGGCGAGGAGCGATATGCCGCCACCGTCGATGCGGCGCCGGACAGCTACGCCCTCCGGCGCTTCAGCCAGGGGCGCGGCTTCATCCGCCGCGGCGGGTCGGCGCTCGCCGGCGTCACCGGCGGCAGCCTCACCTTCTCCAACAACCTGGAGCGGGTGCGGGTGATCCGCGAGGACGGCAAGATCGAGGCGGCCGATCCGACCTTCGCCTCGGCGCAGGGCGCGATGTCGGTGCGCTTCGACGGCGCGACGCTCGTCGCCGAGGCCACCGACGGCGATCCGGTCGCCCTCGAATACGGCTTCACCTTCCCCGAAGGCTACGCGCTCCGCTTCGAGCTGCCGCGCGTCTTCCTGCCCAAGCCCAAGTACGCCGTCTCCGGCCCCGGAGGGGTCGAGGCGAGCTTCGACTGGCGCGCCGCCTTCGACGACACGGAAGGCACCATGCTGCGCGCCCATCTCCTCAACGACGTCACCAGCTACGTTTGATCGCTTTCCCCGCCCGGCCGTTCGCCGGGAAAACAGTCCACCGGACTGTTTTCTGATCCGTCTCACCCCTCCACGCCTCTTGTGAGGACTCTCCCATGATCCGTCTCGATTTGAAACGCGAGCCCTATTGGCTCGACCTTGGCCATGGCGCGCGCGTCCATGTCCGGCCTTGCACCACGGCTCTCGTCATGGCCGCGCGGGCGGCGGTGGCGCGCAGCATTGATCCGACTACGGACGAAAACGCCGTCGGCGAGCGGACCGCGGCGCTCGTCAAGGCGCTCGCGAAGTCAGCGATCGACGGCTGGGAAGGCGTAGGCGATGAAAAGGGTGAGCCGGCCAAGCTCACGCCCGAAGGCGTCGATGCGCTGATGGACCTCTGGCCGATCGCCGAGTCCTTCGAGCGTCAGTATCTCGGTCCGGCGCTGCTGCTGGACGCCGAAAAAAACGCCTGACGGCCCGCGCCAAGTGGCACTTCGGCGGCGGGCCGGCCTATTGCGACGGGTGCCGGCGTGACGGTCGTCCCTGTGCGCGGGGCGAGCCCGGCATCGACGGCGCCCTCTGCCCCTACATCGCCAACGAGCCGCTGACCGATGCCGGTTGGCAGGCCTGGGACGTGCTCACGCGCTCAGGTGGCCAGCTACGGATCGTGCCCGGCGCCGTGATCGGCATCGATCTCGTGGCCGCGCTGCGGCTCGGCGAGGCCCTCGGCCATGACCTCCAGGCGCTGGCCGAGCTCCTGCCCGCCGGCGAGGCCGGCCTCGTGAAGGCGATGAACAATCGGCTCACCGACAATTACGAAGACTCGCGAAATCCGTGACCCCCTCATAAACTCAATCAAAATGGGAGGGGGAGATGGCGAAAAGACCCAATCGCGTTACCGAGGCCGAGGTTGCCTTTGCGACGCTGCAGATCGCGGCAAGCCGGCCCAATGGCACAGCAACGTATCAGCGACTGAAAAAGGAACTGCCCGATTACCTCAAGCTATCGGCGGAGGATCAGGTGCAGTCGCTGACCCGTCCGAATGAAGAACTGTGGGAGCAACTGATCCGGAACATCAAATCGCACTCCGATACGCCGGGGAACATAATCTGCGAGGGATATGCGACGCATGTTCCCCGCGTTGGCTACAGGATCACGGATAGCGGCAGGCGCTACTTGAAAAGCAAAGGCTACTGAGAATAACGCGCCTTGTAGCCGGGCTTGAACCATCGGAGTTCGGTTCCGCTCGGCGCGTCCTTGTCCCAGACAAACCACGCATAGGCCGTAGTGCCGGTCCCCTTCACCTCGACGCCGGTCGGATAGAAGGTGATCCGTTCGCTGAAGACCCAGACGCGCGAGGGTGGACATCTTTCGAAGATTGTCCTGGCGCGGTTTGCACCCTCCAGGAACGCGAGGCGTAGTAAGAGCGCGAACTTCCTCTTGGCGAGATTCACGCCATTCGCCACGAATGCTTCCGCACTGTTGTATGGCGGGTTCGTGATGATGTTGTCAGCGCTCCGCGACGCCGTCAGGAAGTCAACTCCGATATCGCCAAACCCGCGATCGTAAAGATCGGAGCTGCGTACCGGGCGAGTAGTCTCTGCGAGAACCCGGGACATTGCGCCGTCACCGCAGGCGCATTCCCAAATGTCACCCTTGAACTTCTCATTGTCGATGAGTGCGTAAGTC
It includes:
- a CDS encoding phage tail tube protein, which encodes MPKVRAYGADATLKTCREAAYGVAPLSGYRSLDFKSTDLSSAQPLGDDPLLGRGRNAQDPYRGLITDEGQIEIPLDLRGTGFWLTGLFGDPVTTTVKASGSIGFAANPSAGDTITLNGTVWTFVSGIPSGNETQIQATATQTVDQLVADLNASADAEVSKCTYSRPTGTQTLAIEFDIAGPTGNGFTIAASAASVSGPTLTGGGHAHVWESGADDIPSYTVEIGHPKLTTPVFFRHLGTVMESLAFEMGQEGPANARLQLVAQGEERYAATVDAAPDSYALRRFSQGRGFIRRGGSALAGVTGGSLTFSNNLERVRVIREDGKIEAADPTFASAQGAMSVRFDGATLVAEATDGDPVALEYGFTFPEGYALRFELPRVFLPKPKYAVSGPGGVEASFDWRAAFDDTEGTMLRAHLLNDVTSYV